In the genome of Pungitius pungitius chromosome 5, fPunPun2.1, whole genome shotgun sequence, the window GGAGCAAAACACACTTGTCCCCCTCCTTGAGTCTGTTTAATCTATCCAGCGGGGACAGAGAGTGACAAAAGTTCTGTCTCAACAAAAGTGTGATCAAACGAGAGCAAATAGAGTCAAAATGGAGGCCAGCAGGACCAAAGCGCAGCGGGTGGCCGGAGGAGAGGCTCCGCTCTCCGGCTCCTCCTGGTAGTCCCGATCCGACGGACCATCATCGTAGTCCTCTTCCTGCTCGTAGTCCGAGCCGCTGCCCTCGTCCACCCGGGCGGGCGAGTCGAAGCACAGCTCCTTCATACTCCTCTTCACATACTCGCAGATGGCACGCTCCGTGCCGTCGCACGTGCACGCGTCCAGCTGCTGACCCTTGGGGATCTTGCGCATGTTCGCGATCACGTTGCGGCAGGCGTTGGTGCAGATCGCGCCGCTGAACAGCTTCCCGCAGTGCTTCAGGTAGTCGTGCATCGCGGAGCTGCACGGGCCGTCGCGCTCGCACTGGCGCCGGGCCTCCGTGCAGCCGGTGCTGGTGGTCCTGGGCAGACAGGGCTCGATGGCCCGCTTGGTGCTGGTGCACACCGAGTCGTGGGCGCAGCTGCAGTCCTCCAGCGCCGGACCGCTCTTCGTCAGGTTGAGCTGCACCAGGGACGAGATGCAGTGGCTCGGGCACTTCCTCCGCTCGCCGGTCAGCACCGGGCCGCACGCGCGCACGTAGTGCTCGTACGCGTAGTTGCACTCGGGCTCGGCCTGGCAGTTCATGATGGCCTTCCAGCAGATGAGCCGGCGGCCGTGGGGCGGGGAGGCCGCGGCGAGGCAgccgaggagcagcagcagcgcgcaGCCGAGGGGCAGAGCGGAGGGACGGGCGCGCCGCGCCGCTGCGCCGGGGCTCGCCATTGGTGTGGCCGCGGGGGGACGGGCGCCACTCACCGCACTCTCAtatgtaacaacaacaaataataagaacttcttcttcttgcttaTTCCGATGGTGCAGatggtgtttgagtgtgtgtgtgtgtgcgcgggagggggggcgttCAACAGGCTGCCACGGCACGGTGTAATCCCGGCTCCATAAAACCCGTCAGCTTTGATCCATTTGAGCCGGACTCCAGAGCGACAACATGCCGCTGTCCATACATGACCGTACCGGGGAGGATGGAGTGTCCAAAAAGTCCAAACTCCTCAAGGgagtaaaaacaaatgaaaaacacacgcAGAAGGAAAAGTTGTCCACAAGTTGAGGAGAGTTTCTGCAGCGGATCATTCCATCGCGGTGCTTTCACTGCCACGAACTGCCCTCCGGCTCCTGTGTCCTATCTGCTGTAGCGGACCTCAAGCAGCCCCCACCGATATAAAGACGGCACAAGTACCGAGAGCCCCCTTTTGGAGGACTGCGCTGGGTCATTTAGCAGTCCTCGTGCGCACAGAAGTGCAAAACAAATAGTGCACGGGGAAAAACAACAGGCCGTGTGGGACGCGCAGTGTCTCCTCTACTCTCCCCCCTCGGAGCATTCGCCTTTCAGTCCtgcgccccccgcccccctccagcccTTCTCCACATATTAGCGAGGGGCTCCTCATTGGTTGGCCACTTGTTGTGGGTTTCTACGTAGAGGTGGGCGGGGGTTAAGGGGGGGTGGGTCTGTGGAAACATTCAGTGGGATGAATGTGTCGGTGAGAAGAGTTTtgtgggaagagggggggggggggggggggactgttttATGCTCaaagttttaaagttttaaaataaCGTCCTGCaccaacttttattattgtttctaATTGATTGATCGCTTGCTTTGATTCCCAATCTATAACATCACAAGACAACGGGATTTATTCAATTTGCCTGCTTTGGTTGTGTTAGTAGATTTCTCCTAAACTCATCAAAAGTTGACATCACGTGGATTGAAACATAAACTTTTCGacaatccttttttattcaccTGTAGG includes:
- the gas1a gene encoding growth arrest-specific protein 1a, which gives rise to MASPGAAARRARPSALPLGCALLLLLGCLAAASPPHGRRLICWKAIMNCQAEPECNYAYEHYVRACGPVLTGERRKCPSHCISSLVQLNLTKSGPALEDCSCAHDSVCTSTKRAIEPCLPRTTSTGCTEARRQCERDGPCSSAMHDYLKHCGKLFSGAICTNACRNVIANMRKIPKGQQLDACTCDGTERAICEYVKRSMKELCFDSPARVDEGSGSDYEQEEDYDDGPSDRDYQEEPESGASPPATRCALVLLASILTLFALV